The Humulus lupulus chromosome 7, drHumLupu1.1, whole genome shotgun sequence region taattttgacgcgattgaaggagcaccaactctacgcgaagttcaagaaatgcgagttttggctctcacaagtggcgttcctcgggcacatcatatcgaaagacggagttgcagtagatccatcgaaggtagaggccgtgaaagattggcctagaccaaagaacgcgtcggaagtaagaagcttcttagggctagcaggttactatagaaagtttgtagagggcttttctaaaatagccactccactcaccaacctgacccggaagcaacaaaagtttaactggaatgataagtgtgaggaaagcttccagttgcttaaggataagctttgctcaacaccagtacttagtgtcccaacacccaacgacaagttcgttgtctactgtgatgcatcaaagttaggattgggatgcgtactgatgcaaaatgacaaggtgatagcctacgcgtcacgtcagttaaaggagtatgaacaacgctatccaactcacgatatggagttggcagcggtggtctttgcgttaaaaatctggcgccattatctttacggagaacggtgcgagatttatacggaccacaaaagtttaaaatacttctttactcagaaggagcttaacatgaggcagcgccggtggttggaattagtaaaggattacgactgcgaaatcctataccacccggggaaggcaaacgtagttgccgatgcacttagccgaaaaagttatgggaacttagcagccttatccggaatagaaaagccactgcaacaggagcttatcagtgccggaatagaagtggttgtaggcaagttggctaacttgtctatccaatcgaatctgctagaagacatacggaatggtcagagacatgatgattcactagcaacgcacatggatgcagtcagagaaggcaagactacagatttctcaatatccagtcaaggtttattgagatataaggatcgagtatgcgtgtcagacgatcaaagtattaagaagacgatcctagaagaagcgcacaacaccccatactcggttcatccagggtctaccaagatgactcatgacatcaaggcagtctattggtggccagggatgaagaagaacatagcggaatatgtatctaagtgtctggtatgccagcaagtgaaggcggagcatcagcggcctgcaggattattgcaaccgcttagcataccagaatggaagtgggacgatatagccatgaaCTTTGTGACGgatctgccaaagacgaataagcagcatgattccgcttggatagtaataaatagactaaccaagtaggctcatttcctgcctgttaaaacttcatgcacggcagaccaatatgcagacatctacatccaagagattgtacgattgcatggaatccccaagacgatagtgtcagatagaggatcagtatttacgtcaagattttggagaagcttatagcaagccatgggtactgagttaagccttagtacagctttccatcctcagacagatgggcagctgagcgtacgattcagatcttagaggatatgctatgcgcgtgtatacttgattttggaggatcgtggaataagtacttaccactgatcgagttctcgtacaacaacagctaccagtcaacgatcggaatggcaccttatgtgttgctatatggaagaaggtaccgatcaccgttgcactgggacaaggtaggagaaaggcagcttaaggctcgaagctgttagacaagcttaagaagcagtaacgcttattagacagcgtatgctggctgctcaaagccgtcagaaaagctatgcggataccaagcgacgcgatgtggaattccaagttggagatcaagtcttcctgaagatatctcctatgaagggtgtcaagcggttcgggaagaaaggcaagctcagtccccgattcttaggtcctttttgagatattggacaaagtgggaccagttgcgtatagactagccctaccgccagcactagccgatagtcacaacgtcttccacatctcgatgttacgcaagtatgtgtcagacccatctcacgtcctcaagtacgataccatagcactccagaaagacttaagttacgaggaacgaccggttagcatcctagatagggggatgaagcagttacggtccaagagctttcctatagttaaagtcctatggagcaatagttctgaacgcgaggcaacgtgggagttggaagaggacatgcagagccggtatccggagttatttggtaagtaaatttcgaggacgaaattctttttagtaggggagaattgtagagtccaagaactttacttagctaattgtttagtagtattatagtatgtttagtgttatcattgttactttggatttttggttcagaccgggagttatttggacactcatagtagtacttatagattttctaagtttaacctatagtttaagaatattaagtataacctaaggtttgattaatgtgtctgatattaaggaatatattattatattataaggtttagacatcaaccaataggattttaagcacatgttttgaatggtaattaaggattaagtatttttgaggattaaattaaataagggtaaaagtttgaatgtatagggtcagtcagcagctttgagcacgttgagggcttagtcaaggctgtttagtccattcaaacttagctaaaaatgtgtaaactcgtgtttaaatattctgcgtatgccgatatatcgcagctatagggggcgatatgtcgcagcacgtagatacggaaaacacgaatcgatgcacggtcgcctcgggaacaaaggtccaggcgatatatcgcctatagggggcgatatatcgcctccaccagcatgttttcaaattcatttgaattcttttcccttcagccattcaaacgccttcaacagtccagcatcttctgaacgagtcttcagcctctgctgaacgattattcaaatgattttcacttaaaaagccattatttttattcaagtaaaatcaagatattttcattcccaaactctataagtaggacctagtacccagccattattcaccatttgctctaagttcagaggctgctagtgttaagtgagtgagagagtgtaaacacttggtttggggaaaaactataagcttaaacatcataagcttatcaaacacttgggaagtaagtgagtgctatagtatttcggtggatgttagattgatcttgcaatctttgaggtaaacccaaaactctagtcctttctgtattctatgttatttctttctcaaaaccttctactcagtcccctaaccttattcttatttttggttagggaatccaagttcttaagcacttagtggtggtaagcatattttcgtttaatggtttagtcttcctattctctttcatttcatctcctttctttagactcacccttgttcattgtggttttaggagtgttccaaaagtcctaactcagtccattttatcccggtaactttggtaaggaaaataggctagaattaatatgttatgtgtttatgttatctatatgtttatgttattaaaagtgttatgatatgtatatgtgtatgtaggcttgggcatatgacccatatgactaacaagaccccaaatgggttatgggcatatgacctacttagctagtaggaccccattaaccccatgggcatatgcttgtttagcctatgggaccccaagtaataatggccattataataagtgtatgttatatgtattatgttaagtctttatgttttcttatgaaattatgtatgtgactttgtgttagattttccttactgggcattaggctcactcctttctgtttatgtgcaggaaaataagtttagaggtggtaagattcgtgacgcttggaggatgtgtatcgatgatgaatggagtcaaggggccgagcgttatcgattcgaggatgtagtctcctttttgtgtgactttttatggttttacatgtattttccgcattattatgaaatgtcttttattttaaatcttgttttgttttaaagacaatgggatcccaaaatccttcttagtattctgtttctttgtaaataactcttattttcaagttactcaataaattatggtattttcgtaaaatgtaagcttttatgtatagtttcgataatggtccaattagtctagattagtgggtcattacagtccaCCAGCTCAAGCTTGGCCACATCAGACAGGTCCGGCGCAGAGGCAATGAGACACTCTCTCTTGCTGTCCGGGGAACGACTCTTGCAGAACATCTGGTTTCCATTATTGCGGTATGCGACTTCGTTCTCGTCGAGTTTGACAGGAATGAACAGTGTGTTTTGGTCTATGTCGTCGGCGGAACAGTCGCCGGAGGCAAAAATCCAGTTGGATGTGCTGCTGCGCTTCCAGAAAGTTCCAGTCGAAAGGGATTTTATCCGGACATATCCATCGCTAACATGGATTATCTGATGTGCTACAGTTTTGTCGCTGAGTGCAGTGGTACTGAACTGCAGATACGTTAAGCCATCAATCGTAGTGGCGGTGAGATATTTCTTGTCGCTGCTCCGCCTGAAGGCCACAGTTTCGGGAATTATCGACTCCCAATCGAATACTTTGTACACATCGCACTTGTCACGGTCTTTCTGGTCTGATCCTGCGAAAAGACCATCTGTGTAAGGCTGATGCGCTCTCCAGAGACAAGCATGGTGCTTGGATTGGACGTGGACAAATCGGAAATGATTTTCCTTTCTGTAGTCGTCCGCTTTGATAGGCTGGAACATGGTGCATGAGAATGTGTCCTCGTCTTCTACGGGTCTATTTGCCGCTGCAACAATCCATAGATGATTTGGACTTAGCCGTGTCAAGTACTTCATGTTGTAACAGCACCGAATGTGGACGAATCTCCGGTCTGTCTTCGCTGTCACTAGTTCGAACTTTGCCAAAGGACTCTCCATGTCCTCTCCTCGAAAATTCAGAAACGTTTCCGGCAACTCGGTTTGGGAACTTGTTTCTTTTGTCACCTTCGTCAAGTATTTTCCGTTGTATGCGGATTTGAGTACAACAAACCTTGGCAATGGAGACATGTTGAGTATTTTCTCTTACCGAGTACAACAAACCTTTGTCACTCTTCTTTACGGTCTACTTGTATCACTGAATGTATTGTATGTTTGgtttgttaaatatttagaaaatttaaAGTGGAATATTGTAACTTCAAATATTGACTTCATAACtggaaaaaaaaatgttaattttattgaaaaaaatataagatatttttagaCTATTGATTGATGAACAGATGGTTTAAAATTTAGTAGCACATGCcccagaaatatatatatatatatatatatataatgagtaacacataataattaatgTGGACACACGCACCCATCTTTTCGTTCCTTAGTGTTTTGTCCATTCATACCCACCTAATCTTTAgtcttcatttatttattttcttaaataaagaaaaatccaGCGGTAAAGGTTATAGTGTAACCTTACTCATATTTTCGTGCCTTCGAATAATTCGAATCGTGATCGGTCAAACTTATATTCAAATTCGTTTCTTTTCGAGCCGACCTATATTTAAAGGAGTAAGCCCAGCAAGACCCATGTCGTACCGTGCTTCGTGTTGTATCAGACCCCAATTGGCCCGATACACTTTTAAGCCCATTTTATTATTGCTAAAAATGTGAGCACGAGGAATTGAATCCCCCAATAAtttgagatatttttatatatttttcaacaatatattacacaaaattatattaaagataattattagaatttgaatttatctcacaaat contains the following coding sequences:
- the LOC133792558 gene encoding uncharacterized protein LOC133792558; amino-acid sequence: MSPLPRFVVLKSAYNGKYLTKVTKETSSQTELPETFLNFRGEDMESPLAKFELVTAKTDRRFVHIRCCYNMKYLTRLSPNHLWIVAAANRPVEDEDTFSCTMFQPIKADDYRKENHFRFVHVQSKHHACLWRAHQPYTDGLFAGSDQKDRDKCDVYKVFDWESIIPETVAFRRSSDKKYLTATTIDGLTYLQFSTTALSDKTVAHQIIHVSDGYVRIKSLSTGTFWKRSSTSNWIFASGDCSADDIDQNTLFIPVKLDENEVAYRNNGNQMFCKSRSPDSKRECLIASAPDLSDVAKLELVDCNDPLI